The Marinobacter sp. ANT_B65 genome has a segment encoding these proteins:
- a CDS encoding DUF4870 family protein, whose product MADPEFIPVELETDEVSRRSDPVRNLAVAVYILQGLSFFLGGITALVGVIINYVKLDDVRNTWVEPHFRWQIRTFWIGLLWSVIGIVTTFLIVGWFILLGISIWFIYRIVKGALALNDGKAPV is encoded by the coding sequence TTGGCTGACCCGGAATTTATTCCTGTCGAACTGGAGACGGATGAAGTGTCACGCAGGTCTGATCCCGTGCGCAATCTCGCCGTTGCCGTTTATATTCTTCAGGGGCTTTCGTTTTTTCTGGGTGGCATTACCGCACTGGTTGGGGTGATCATCAATTACGTCAAGCTGGACGATGTCCGCAACACATGGGTGGAGCCCCATTTTCGCTGGCAGATCCGTACTTTCTGGATAGGACTGTTATGGAGCGTTATCGGTATTGTGACCACCTTTCTGATTGTCGGATGGTTCATTCTCCTGGGTATATCGATCTGGTTCATCTATCGCATTGTAAAAGGTGCCCTGGCACTGAATGATGGCAAGGCACCTGTCTGA
- a CDS encoding imelysin family protein yields MKRMISSVSLCLSLSLAISPLAAAAGSPAGDQDTDYRKQWHSDIYVGYQTLAEQSRALKDQAETYCKAPSGEELKQTKKAWLDAFLAWQEVRFVDFGPVEQGNRAWQLQFWPDPKNLVARKASFLLKDDAPLTPELISQSGVAVQGFPMAEFILYDQAFNTSDRALPAEHTCKLLVAVTNHIADNSKNLARDWNDFQSNYAGNAQYTDTTIKAAMAGLEILEERRLAAPMGLRGNGKRSVYNADAWRSGTSLIAAEASVRGLKNYFLPAFSSLLHDRKQPELAQDIEQQFDEVLANFPELNRPMALLLADDNEFRSLQSLYIDITQLAALVNDRAAVELGIVRGFNSSDGD; encoded by the coding sequence ATGAAGCGCATGATATCTTCTGTTTCCCTTTGCCTTAGCTTGTCACTGGCCATTTCACCTTTAGCTGCGGCAGCTGGCAGCCCCGCTGGCGATCAGGACACAGACTATCGAAAACAATGGCACAGCGACATTTATGTCGGATATCAGACCCTGGCGGAACAGAGTCGGGCACTCAAAGATCAGGCAGAAACATACTGCAAAGCTCCTTCCGGCGAGGAGCTCAAGCAAACGAAGAAAGCATGGCTGGACGCATTTCTTGCCTGGCAGGAAGTCCGCTTTGTTGATTTCGGCCCGGTAGAACAGGGAAATCGCGCCTGGCAGCTCCAGTTCTGGCCGGATCCGAAAAACCTGGTGGCCCGTAAGGCATCGTTCCTGCTGAAAGATGATGCACCGCTTACACCCGAGCTGATAAGCCAATCCGGTGTCGCTGTACAAGGCTTTCCAATGGCCGAATTTATTTTGTACGACCAGGCATTCAATACCAGTGACAGAGCACTTCCCGCAGAGCACACCTGCAAGCTCCTGGTTGCGGTAACCAATCACATTGCCGACAACAGTAAAAATCTGGCCCGTGACTGGAATGACTTTCAGAGTAACTACGCTGGCAATGCCCAGTACACGGATACAACAATCAAGGCAGCCATGGCTGGACTGGAAATTCTTGAAGAACGCCGCCTGGCCGCTCCTATGGGATTGCGTGGCAACGGAAAACGTTCTGTATACAACGCGGATGCCTGGCGCAGCGGAACAAGCCTGATTGCCGCCGAAGCCAGCGTGCGGGGACTGAAAAACTACTTCCTGCCGGCGTTTTCCAGCCTGCTCCATGACCGGAAGCAGCCCGAACTGGCCCAGGACATCGAACAGCAGTTTGACGAAGTGCTGGCCAACTTTCCGGAGCTGAACCGGCCGATGGCGCTATTGCTGGCTGACGACAACGAGTTCAGATCACTTCAAAGCCTCTATATCGACATTACCCAACTGGCAGCGCTGGTAAACGACAGAGCCGCCGTTGAGCTTGGCATCGTACGCGGCTTCAATTCCAGTGACGGTGACTGA
- a CDS encoding DUF1513 domain-containing protein yields MPELTRRSLIKAALAGGAVITLTGCSMLPEKASSKGVQQYTGAIGLPGGNFAVGAIAPDGTMLWQAPVSTRCHSGCNRPGTAEVLFFERRPGWSFYVLNSKTGERLHHIKAAEGEHFVGHGVFSRDGRFLYATASRYDPGEGIVAVYDSQQNYQRVNTFELHGTGPHQLTLHPDGRTLIVGLGGILTHPDYDRIKLNLDSMKPALVLVDSQSGATIGRFSPSHHQLSTRHVDVAPDGTIYAAYQYQGPAHELPPLIARYSKGRYEEIDLGESVHRKLGNYIASIVAHPENDLVAIASPIGGTALVFNGRSGKVLEQASIADCAGVEALAGGDFLVSSGRGKLVRIGKGQPAREIASMPVQWDHHLV; encoded by the coding sequence ATGCCTGAACTGACTCGCAGAAGCCTGATCAAAGCGGCGCTGGCTGGTGGTGCAGTAATCACGCTAACCGGTTGCAGCATGTTGCCCGAAAAAGCTTCCAGCAAAGGCGTGCAGCAATATACCGGCGCCATAGGCCTACCCGGTGGTAATTTCGCTGTAGGCGCAATTGCACCAGACGGAACAATGCTCTGGCAGGCACCGGTAAGTACTCGCTGCCACAGTGGCTGCAATCGCCCCGGAACAGCCGAGGTGCTGTTCTTTGAGCGCCGCCCGGGCTGGTCATTTTATGTGCTCAACAGCAAAACCGGCGAACGCCTGCATCACATAAAGGCTGCCGAAGGTGAACACTTCGTAGGGCACGGCGTATTCTCCCGGGACGGACGGTTTCTTTATGCGACAGCCAGCCGCTACGATCCTGGCGAAGGTATTGTTGCGGTCTATGACAGCCAGCAAAACTATCAACGGGTGAACACCTTTGAACTGCACGGCACAGGCCCACACCAGCTTACCCTGCACCCGGACGGACGAACGCTCATAGTAGGGCTGGGGGGAATCCTGACCCACCCGGATTACGACCGCATCAAGCTCAACCTGGACTCCATGAAGCCTGCACTGGTTCTGGTAGACAGCCAATCAGGAGCAACTATCGGCAGATTCAGCCCCTCCCACCACCAACTGAGCACCCGGCATGTGGATGTCGCGCCAGACGGCACTATTTATGCTGCATATCAGTATCAGGGCCCGGCCCATGAACTACCTCCACTTATAGCGCGCTACAGTAAGGGCCGCTATGAAGAGATTGATCTTGGAGAATCAGTGCACCGGAAACTGGGCAACTATATCGCCAGTATTGTTGCGCACCCTGAAAATGATCTGGTTGCTATAGCCTCCCCTATTGGTGGCACGGCACTGGTCTTTAATGGCCGTTCAGGAAAAGTGCTTGAACAGGCTTCTATTGCAGACTGCGCCGGAGTCGAAGCCCTGGCCGGTGGCGACTTTCTGGTCTCCTCCGGTCGCGGCAAGCTGGTTCGCATTGGGAAGGGGCAGCCAGCCAGAGAAATCGCCAGCATGCCGGTGCAGTGGGATCACCACCTGGTATAA
- a CDS encoding imelysin family protein, protein MKTMFRPAPLALTIAAAMSAGCALTAQSDSAATQAATKASVVEHYADLAYAGYQDALITAKALDKATDKFLANPTEANMKAAKEAWLAARVPYQQTEVFRFGNTIVDDWEGQLNAWPLDEGLIDYVQADDYQYELGNAGATANIIASKSINVGGETLDVTVLTPELLADLNEIGGSEANVATGYHAIEFLLWGQDLQGFEPGNGQRPITDYATGADCTNGNCERRGEYLDAVTDLLISDLEWMVAQWAPDASDNYRSQLMTADADEGVQKMLFGMGSLSLGELAGERMKVALEANSYEDEHDCFSDNTHNSHYYNGQGIQNVYTGDYRRVDGSLVSGPSLSDLVAQSNPELDARLEAELEASMKALGVMKSKAESSQAPMTFDMMIAPGNTKGSSIVNGAIMALVEQTGSIEQAARELGIEALSPDDAGHAF, encoded by the coding sequence ATGAAAACAATGTTTCGACCAGCCCCTCTGGCACTCACCATTGCTGCCGCAATGAGCGCTGGCTGCGCCCTTACAGCCCAATCAGACTCAGCAGCAACGCAAGCTGCCACCAAAGCTTCGGTTGTCGAGCATTATGCAGATCTGGCTTACGCCGGCTATCAAGACGCACTCATCACAGCCAAAGCGCTGGATAAAGCCACAGACAAATTTCTTGCCAACCCGACTGAAGCCAACATGAAGGCGGCCAAAGAAGCATGGCTTGCGGCGCGCGTACCCTACCAGCAAACTGAAGTGTTCCGTTTTGGCAATACTATTGTCGACGACTGGGAAGGTCAGCTGAACGCCTGGCCGCTGGATGAAGGTCTGATCGACTACGTACAAGCCGACGATTACCAGTATGAACTGGGCAACGCCGGTGCGACTGCCAATATCATTGCCAGCAAAAGCATCAATGTAGGCGGCGAAACCCTTGATGTGACAGTCCTGACACCGGAACTGCTTGCCGACCTGAATGAGATAGGCGGTTCGGAAGCAAACGTAGCGACTGGCTATCATGCCATCGAATTCCTGCTGTGGGGTCAGGATCTGCAAGGCTTTGAGCCAGGCAACGGCCAGCGTCCAATAACCGACTACGCCACAGGAGCTGACTGCACCAATGGCAACTGCGAACGCCGGGGAGAGTATCTCGACGCGGTTACCGACCTTCTGATCTCCGATCTGGAGTGGATGGTCGCCCAATGGGCTCCAGATGCCTCTGATAACTATCGCAGCCAGCTTATGACTGCCGACGCAGACGAAGGCGTGCAGAAAATGCTGTTTGGCATGGGCTCCCTGTCGTTGGGCGAACTCGCAGGCGAACGTATGAAAGTAGCTCTTGAAGCCAACTCATACGAAGACGAACACGACTGCTTCAGCGATAACACTCATAACTCCCATTACTACAACGGCCAGGGCATACAGAATGTCTATACCGGCGACTATCGCCGTGTAGATGGCAGCCTGGTATCCGGCCCGTCCCTGTCTGACCTGGTAGCACAGAGCAACCCGGAGCTGGATGCACGCCTTGAGGCCGAGCTTGAAGCTTCAATGAAAGCGCTGGGTGTGATGAAATCCAAGGCAGAATCAAGCCAGGCCCCTATGACATTTGATATGATGATTGCACCGGGTAACACAAAAGGTTCAAGCATTGTAAACGGGGCCATCATGGCTCTGGTCGAGCAGACAGGCTCTATCGAGCAAGCTGCCCGCGAACTGGGTATCGAAGCCCTGTCACCGGATGATGCCGGCCACGCTTTCTGA
- a CDS encoding mechanosensitive ion channel family protein, which yields MIDDLGIKDAFASITGQALLQALFVIVIASLITMAIQKVFPRVAEKLGGKPRLYLLASVPLLRLLIILSTIVIVVPILVEPSFENMVAIFGALALALGFAFKDYANSLIAGIVTLYEMPYRPGDWIEIDGQYGEVRAIGTRAAEIVTPDDTVVIIPHNKLWNSLIANGNDGTDNLMCVADFHLEANHDVSRVRDLLRDVAFTSPRTKTWQPVLVIVFNKPWGMHYRLKAYPFDPKEQFQFISELTARGSAELARQGVKFVSVPVAVN from the coding sequence ATGATCGATGATCTTGGAATCAAGGATGCCTTTGCCTCGATAACGGGGCAGGCACTGCTACAGGCTTTATTCGTTATCGTGATCGCTTCACTGATCACTATGGCAATTCAGAAAGTGTTTCCCCGGGTCGCTGAAAAACTCGGTGGCAAACCGCGTTTATACCTTCTGGCGTCTGTACCCTTGCTGCGCCTCCTGATTATTCTCTCCACGATTGTCATTGTGGTGCCTATTCTGGTTGAGCCTTCATTTGAAAATATGGTCGCGATCTTTGGTGCTCTGGCGCTGGCTCTTGGCTTTGCTTTCAAGGATTACGCCAACAGTCTGATTGCCGGCATTGTGACCCTTTATGAAATGCCTTATCGCCCTGGCGACTGGATTGAGATTGATGGGCAATATGGCGAGGTGCGGGCCATAGGTACGCGTGCAGCCGAGATTGTTACACCCGACGATACGGTTGTGATCATCCCTCACAACAAGTTGTGGAACTCTCTGATTGCCAACGGCAACGATGGAACTGATAACCTGATGTGCGTGGCTGATTTTCATCTTGAAGCGAACCACGATGTCAGCCGGGTGCGGGATTTGCTCAGGGATGTTGCGTTTACCAGCCCACGAACAAAGACCTGGCAGCCTGTGCTGGTGATCGTATTTAATAAGCCCTGGGGTATGCACTATCGCCTGAAGGCATACCCGTTTGATCCAAAAGAGCAGTTCCAGTTCATATCCGAACTTACGGCCCGTGGTTCAGCGGAGTTGGCGCGGCAGGGTGTAAAGTTTGTTTCCGTGCCCGTTGCTGTTAACTGA
- a CDS encoding 23S rRNA (adenine(2030)-N(6))-methyltransferase RlmJ, which yields MLSYLHAFHAGNFADVQKHAVLTLALSMMQAKPSAIACFDTHAGSAVYDLESERARKTAEADAGVQKLWASRNGLVSSDWQPVMQMLSRLNAGEGRLTVYPGSPAWIRQFLRPGDALTAFELHPAESGQLADWATEHGARVLHEDGLKGLLRRLPPSQPRLLTLIDPSYEIKSEYLDVADTLQKAWQKCRHGVYLIWYPVLTSHLQTALKQAVKDSSLRKVWCSEVHLRMPPERGMTGSGMLVVNPPWGFGDRFSAMIEDIAGDQALGISHECSWLIPE from the coding sequence ATGCTGAGTTACCTTCACGCTTTCCATGCGGGAAATTTCGCTGATGTTCAGAAGCATGCAGTGTTAACGCTTGCTCTTTCTATGATGCAGGCCAAGCCATCCGCGATTGCCTGTTTCGATACCCACGCGGGTAGTGCTGTTTATGATCTTGAAAGTGAGCGCGCCCGGAAAACAGCGGAAGCCGATGCGGGCGTGCAAAAACTCTGGGCCAGCCGGAATGGTTTAGTGTCCAGCGACTGGCAGCCGGTTATGCAGATGCTGTCGCGCCTCAACGCGGGCGAGGGTCGTCTCACGGTTTATCCTGGTTCACCTGCCTGGATTCGCCAGTTTCTGCGCCCGGGTGATGCATTGACAGCTTTTGAGCTCCATCCTGCTGAAAGTGGTCAGCTTGCTGACTGGGCTACAGAGCATGGTGCCCGGGTGCTGCACGAAGATGGTCTGAAAGGGCTGTTACGGCGCCTGCCTCCCTCGCAACCCAGATTGCTGACGTTGATTGATCCTTCCTACGAAATCAAATCCGAATACCTTGATGTTGCAGATACCTTGCAGAAAGCATGGCAGAAATGCCGCCATGGGGTTTATCTTATCTGGTATCCGGTGCTTACCAGCCATTTGCAAACTGCGCTGAAACAGGCCGTCAAGGATAGCTCGCTGCGCAAGGTGTGGTGCAGTGAAGTTCATCTCAGAATGCCCCCTGAGCGTGGCATGACCGGCTCTGGCATGTTGGTGGTCAATCCGCCATGGGGGTTTGGCGATCGTTTTTCTGCCATGATTGAAGATATTGCCGGTGACCAGGCACTGGGCATTTCCCATGAGTGCAGCTGGTTGATCCCGGAATAA
- a CDS encoding ATP-binding protein yields the protein MKSSLRSAGQVFGSIQLTLVLSIVVPLLAISGLAIYLGVGAVEKALNDRLQEDLELVARAARGPLSRAMQENDELVIGDSLRSIFRIGRVSGASVFDEDGARVASLGLADTDVGNSASAEQVINSGELGGAFRRVDGQSVFSHFTPLVADDGRIQGLLQITRRRSDFHELLASSRLWAVSIWSALAVTIILVVVLGHYGAVGRHVSKLLSNMAELAPGHWRLDTDPSGPRELRQVYGGVRDMGERMARAEEEIQQRVARERELAERLEYQEKIAMIGRVAGGVAHELGAPLNVIQGRADILARHGLTSEQRRQLDDISCQVGRMTTIIRQLLDCFRHVPDSRRPVSLDAVLEDVLDRAGEDEKCRGKRLLSQGFDVGARVKAEPVRLELACLNVVRNACQAARSEVVLSLHHKSDEWEVRVDDDGPGIAMEKREAVFEPFYSTRAAGEGTGLGLAVVSSVLKEHGGRAEIGSSESGGCRMSLFWPVEETV from the coding sequence ATGAAATCTTCTCTGAGAAGCGCGGGCCAGGTTTTCGGGTCGATACAGCTAACTCTGGTGTTGAGCATTGTGGTGCCTTTGCTGGCTATCAGTGGTCTTGCAATCTATCTGGGAGTTGGTGCCGTCGAAAAAGCCTTGAATGATCGCCTGCAGGAAGATCTGGAGCTGGTCGCCCGGGCCGCCAGAGGCCCGCTTTCCCGGGCTATGCAGGAAAATGATGAGTTGGTGATCGGCGATTCCCTCAGGTCGATTTTCAGGATTGGTCGTGTGTCGGGGGCGTCGGTCTTCGACGAAGATGGAGCGCGGGTTGCCAGTCTTGGTCTTGCTGATACTGATGTGGGCAACAGTGCCAGCGCGGAACAGGTCATCAATAGCGGCGAACTTGGGGGAGCCTTTCGCAGGGTGGACGGGCAGTCTGTCTTTTCACACTTTACACCTCTGGTAGCGGACGATGGCAGGATTCAGGGCTTGCTTCAGATAACCCGCAGGCGCAGCGACTTTCACGAGTTGCTGGCTTCAAGCCGCCTTTGGGCTGTCTCTATCTGGTCGGCGCTGGCGGTAACTATCATTCTGGTAGTGGTTCTTGGTCACTATGGTGCGGTTGGCCGCCATGTAAGCAAACTATTGAGTAACATGGCCGAGCTGGCTCCAGGCCATTGGCGTCTTGATACGGATCCATCCGGCCCGCGCGAATTGCGGCAGGTATACGGTGGCGTGCGGGACATGGGTGAACGCATGGCCCGGGCGGAGGAGGAAATACAGCAACGCGTAGCCAGAGAACGGGAGCTTGCTGAACGCCTGGAATACCAGGAGAAAATCGCCATGATCGGCCGCGTCGCTGGCGGTGTTGCCCATGAACTGGGTGCGCCCCTGAATGTGATCCAAGGGCGTGCCGATATTCTGGCTCGCCACGGACTTACCAGTGAGCAACGCCGGCAACTGGATGATATCAGCTGTCAGGTAGGGCGTATGACCACCATTATCCGGCAATTGCTGGACTGCTTCCGTCATGTACCTGATTCAAGAAGGCCGGTCAGCCTTGATGCTGTTCTTGAAGATGTGCTGGATCGTGCCGGTGAGGATGAAAAGTGCCGTGGCAAGCGTTTGCTGAGCCAGGGTTTTGATGTGGGTGCGAGGGTAAAAGCGGAGCCCGTCAGGCTGGAACTGGCGTGTCTGAACGTGGTGCGCAATGCGTGTCAGGCCGCACGCTCGGAGGTTGTTTTATCCTTGCATCATAAATCTGATGAGTGGGAAGTGCGGGTAGATGACGATGGTCCGGGAATAGCGATGGAAAAACGGGAGGCTGTCTTCGAACCCTTCTACAGTACCCGGGCAGCGGGTGAAGGCACTGGCCTGGGGCTGGCGGTTGTCAGTAGCGTATTGAAGGAGCACGGTGGCCGGGCTGAAATAGGAAGTAGTGAATCCGGAGGTTGCAGGATGAGCCTTTTCTGGCCAGTGGAGGAAACCGTATGA
- a CDS encoding di-heme oxidoredictase family protein, giving the protein MTRKRLLNALLPLLFGISLSTHASTHAGFPLQDNENTGGDGTVRQFDTNAYSLPQGNLSMTKRLDFSVGNSFFRNPWVEAPASTTARDGLGPLLNTNSCQGCHVKDGRGHPPGVDEPPVSLFLRLAVPADPEIDAEILRTHGFKPAPVYGSQLQTAALPAAKPEADMVLTWKTVTKTLADGTKVELREPTYTIENPNYGPLPDDLLISPRVAPPMIGMGLLEAIPSAELEALADPQDKNGDGISGKLNKVWDLATGQTVPGRFGWKAAEPNVHQQSMGAFAGDMGLTSSLKPTTDCTPEQNCDRFTDGGQPEVSDKIANFVTFYAKSLAVPARRNMGDPSVQKGAQLFNETGCAGCHTPRHTTGIDPDRPDLSEQTIWPYTDMLLHDMGPALADGRDEFLANGNEWRTQPLWGIGLAQTVNPQAGFLHDGRARTLEEAILWHGGEAAPAVARFSEFSAENRRALLDFLNSL; this is encoded by the coding sequence ATGACCAGAAAACGACTACTGAATGCGCTGCTGCCATTGCTGTTCGGCATCAGCCTTTCGACCCATGCCAGTACCCACGCCGGTTTTCCGCTACAGGATAATGAAAATACCGGAGGCGATGGCACAGTCAGGCAATTCGATACCAATGCCTACTCCCTGCCCCAGGGCAACCTGTCGATGACCAAACGCCTGGACTTCAGCGTTGGTAACAGTTTTTTCCGCAACCCCTGGGTTGAAGCACCGGCCAGCACTACAGCACGGGATGGATTAGGCCCCCTGCTTAACACCAACTCATGCCAGGGCTGCCACGTCAAAGACGGTCGCGGCCACCCTCCTGGTGTCGACGAGCCGCCTGTGTCCCTGTTCCTGCGTCTGGCCGTACCGGCTGACCCGGAGATTGATGCCGAGATTCTGCGTACCCACGGTTTCAAACCGGCACCTGTATATGGCAGCCAGTTGCAGACAGCAGCCCTGCCTGCCGCGAAACCGGAAGCCGATATGGTGCTTACCTGGAAGACCGTAACCAAAACACTGGCTGACGGTACAAAGGTAGAGCTGCGTGAGCCCACATACACCATCGAAAACCCTAACTACGGCCCCCTGCCTGATGACCTTCTGATCTCTCCCCGGGTTGCACCACCCATGATTGGCATGGGGTTACTGGAAGCTATCCCGAGTGCTGAGCTTGAGGCGCTGGCTGACCCGCAGGATAAAAACGGTGATGGCATATCAGGAAAGCTCAATAAGGTCTGGGATCTCGCAACCGGACAGACAGTACCTGGCCGTTTCGGCTGGAAAGCCGCTGAACCCAATGTACACCAACAGAGCATGGGCGCGTTTGCCGGCGATATGGGGCTGACCTCCAGCCTGAAGCCCACCACTGACTGCACACCGGAACAGAACTGTGATCGTTTTACGGATGGAGGCCAACCAGAAGTCAGCGACAAGATTGCGAATTTTGTTACTTTCTATGCCAAGAGCCTGGCAGTACCTGCCCGACGTAACATGGGAGATCCCTCTGTACAAAAAGGCGCACAACTGTTTAACGAAACCGGATGCGCTGGATGTCACACTCCCCGACACACAACCGGAATCGACCCGGACCGTCCTGATCTGAGTGAACAGACGATCTGGCCATATACCGATATGCTGTTGCACGACATGGGACCAGCCCTGGCAGATGGCCGCGATGAATTCCTGGCTAACGGGAATGAATGGCGCACCCAGCCGCTTTGGGGCATTGGTCTGGCACAGACAGTAAATCCGCAAGCAGGCTTTCTCCATGACGGTCGGGCGCGAACTCTGGAAGAAGCCATTCTATGGCACGGCGGCGAAGCAGCCCCGGCTGTAGCACGCTTCAGCGAGTTCAGTGCCGAAAACCGTCGGGCTCTGCTCGACTTCCTGAATTCGCTTTAA
- a CDS encoding DUF4168 domain-containing protein — protein MNKLLVSITASIALLAAGPALAQQNPQSPATTGESSGYTNPAAAGTQKTDYTDAELKKFIGAQEGITKVREEYIEKIESADSQEKAQELQMEANDEMVSVIEGSGMDIPTYNAIATAYSSEPKVRNRIEALM, from the coding sequence ATGAACAAGCTACTTGTATCCATTACTGCATCCATTGCCCTGCTTGCTGCTGGCCCGGCCCTGGCGCAACAAAACCCACAAAGCCCTGCCACAACCGGGGAATCCAGCGGATACACCAACCCTGCTGCTGCGGGCACTCAGAAAACCGACTATACCGACGCAGAGCTGAAGAAGTTCATTGGCGCACAGGAAGGCATCACGAAAGTCCGGGAAGAATACATAGAGAAAATCGAGTCAGCAGATTCACAGGAAAAAGCACAGGAACTGCAGATGGAAGCTAACGACGAGATGGTTTCAGTTATTGAAGGTTCGGGCATGGATATCCCGACCTATAACGCCATTGCAACAGCCTACAGCAGCGAACCGAAGGTACGTAACCGTATCGAAGCACTGATGTAA
- a CDS encoding MFS transporter has product MYSLIANEEDARVCKDIPAEACSAVPGNFFLILAANVLTKLGDLLISPKTVLAWLMSAVGAPALVAWLVPIRESGSMVPQMIIAAWVRRKPVRKWFWTLGSFGQAVSVTGMAACVWFLEGYTAGSGIVGALILFSLSRGFCSVAMKDVQGKCVPKTRRGRLSGLATTIGGTATVILTVLLFWERGDPTLAFYSLLLLLAAALWIIAGFLFAGVKEQEGETSGGGNAIREAFKSLSLLRDDAPFRNFVITRALLLCSALASPYFVVLAQKESDTALLLGVFLLASSLASSVSASFWGWMADSSSRRVMIRGAAIASTVCLLVGFTAMFAGTGLGNGWFYPLAFFVLSIAHAGVRLGRKTYLVDMAGGNKRTDYTAVSNTVIGILLLVTGGFTALISLISDAAVILVLGLMGLAGTFSALRLKEVTDD; this is encoded by the coding sequence CTGTATAGCCTGATCGCCAACGAGGAAGATGCGCGGGTCTGTAAAGATATTCCGGCAGAAGCCTGCAGTGCAGTACCCGGCAATTTTTTCCTGATTCTTGCTGCCAACGTATTGACCAAGCTGGGCGACCTGTTGATCAGCCCCAAAACAGTGTTGGCGTGGCTGATGAGTGCCGTTGGAGCACCTGCTCTCGTAGCCTGGCTTGTACCCATCCGGGAATCAGGCTCCATGGTGCCGCAGATGATAATTGCGGCCTGGGTTCGTCGTAAACCTGTGCGTAAATGGTTCTGGACGCTGGGAAGCTTTGGGCAGGCAGTAAGTGTTACTGGCATGGCCGCGTGCGTCTGGTTTCTTGAAGGCTATACCGCCGGCAGCGGTATTGTAGGCGCCTTGATTCTGTTTTCCCTGTCACGAGGTTTCTGCTCAGTTGCCATGAAAGACGTCCAGGGGAAATGCGTTCCGAAAACCCGCCGCGGCAGGCTTTCGGGCCTGGCCACCACCATTGGAGGCACTGCTACAGTTATTCTGACGGTATTACTGTTTTGGGAACGGGGCGACCCCACTCTCGCCTTTTACAGCCTTCTTCTTTTGCTGGCGGCTGCACTCTGGATTATTGCCGGGTTTCTGTTTGCCGGCGTGAAAGAACAGGAAGGGGAAACCAGTGGTGGTGGCAACGCCATCAGAGAAGCATTCAAAAGCCTGTCTTTGCTGCGGGACGACGCCCCTTTCAGGAACTTCGTAATTACCCGCGCACTGTTACTATGCTCGGCTCTTGCCTCGCCTTATTTTGTCGTTCTGGCCCAGAAAGAATCTGATACAGCCTTGCTGCTGGGCGTGTTTCTTCTGGCAAGCAGTCTGGCCAGCTCTGTATCTGCCAGTTTCTGGGGCTGGATGGCCGACTCGTCCAGCCGCAGAGTCATGATTCGCGGGGCTGCTATCGCCAGCACTGTATGCCTGTTGGTTGGTTTTACTGCCATGTTTGCAGGCACAGGTCTGGGCAACGGCTGGTTTTATCCCCTGGCTTTCTTTGTGCTGAGCATTGCCCATGCAGGCGTCAGACTGGGCAGAAAAACTTATCTGGTGGATATGGCTGGTGGCAACAAGCGCACAGACTACACCGCAGTCAGCAACACCGTGATAGGCATTTTATTACTGGTGACCGGAGGGTTTACGGCGTTGATTTCACTGATCTCAGACGCCGCAGTCATATTGGTACTCGGACTTATGGGGTTGGCCGGGACATTCAGCGCACTTCGGTTAAAGGAAGTAACCGACGACTGA